A single Lynx canadensis isolate LIC74 chromosome D2, mLynCan4.pri.v2, whole genome shotgun sequence DNA region contains:
- the LOC115527622 gene encoding LOW QUALITY PROTEIN: high mobility group protein B3-like (The sequence of the model RefSeq protein was modified relative to this genomic sequence to represent the inferred CDS: inserted 1 base in 1 codon; substituted 1 base at 1 genomic stop codon), giving the protein MAKGDPKKPKGKMSAYAFFVQTCREEHKKNPEVPVNFAEFSKKCSERLKTMSGKKKSKFDEMAKADKVCYDREMKDYGPAMEGKKKDPNAPKRPPSGFFLFCSEFRPKIKSTNPGISIGDVAKKXGEMWNNLSDSEKQPYNNKAAKLKDKYEKDVADXKSKGKFDGAKGPAKVARKKVEEEDGDEEEEKEEEE; this is encoded by the exons ATGGCTAAAGGTGATCCCAAGAAACCAAAGGGCAAGATGTCTGCTTATGCCTTCTTTGTGCAGACATGCAGAGAAGAACATAAGAAAAACCCAGAGGTCCCTGTCAATTTTGCAGAATTTTCCAAGAAGTGCTCTGAGAGGTTGAAGACAATGTCTGGGAAAAAGAAGTCTAAATTTGATGAAATGGCAAAGGCAGACAAAGTGTGCTATGATCGGGAAATGAAGGATTATGGACCAGCTATGGAAGGCAAGAAGAAGGACCCTAATGCCCCCAAAAGGCCACCATCTGGATTCTTCCTGTTCTGTTCAGAATTCCGCCCCAAGATCAAATCTACAAACCCTGGTATCTCCATTGGAGATGTGGCAAAGA CTGGCGAGATGTGGAATAATTTAAGTGACAGTGAAAAGCAGCCTTACAACAACAAGGCAGCGAAGCTGAAGGATAAGTATGAGAAGGATGTCGCTGACTAGAAGTCTAAAGGAAAGTTTGATGGCGCAAAGGGTCCTGCCAAAGTTGCCCGGAAAAAGGTGGAAGAGGAAGATggagatgaggaggaagagaaggaggaggaggaataa